A single window of Vigna unguiculata cultivar IT97K-499-35 chromosome 1, ASM411807v1, whole genome shotgun sequence DNA harbors:
- the LOC114185122 gene encoding glutamine synthetase nodule isozyme isoform X1, producing the protein MSLLSDLINLNLSDTTEKVIAEYIWIGGSGLDLRSKARTLPGPVSDPSELPKWNYDGSSTGQASGEDSEVIIYPQAIFKDPFRRGNHILVMCDAYTPAGEPIPTNKRHNAAKIFSHADVVAEEPWYGIEQEYTLLQKDISWPLGWPVGGFPGPQGPYYCGVGAEKAFGRDIVDAHYKACLYAGINISGINGEVMPGQWEFQVGPAVGISAGDELWVARYILERITEVAGVVLSFDPKPIKGDWNGAGAHTNYSTKTMREDGGYEVIKSAIEKLGKRHKEHIAAYGEGNERRLTGRHETADINTFLWGVANRGASVRVGRDTEKAGKGYFEDRRPASNMDPYVVTSMIAETTILWKP; encoded by the exons ATGTCGCTGCTATCAGATCTCATCAACCTTAACCTCTCCGACACCACCGAGAAGGTCATTGCAGAGTACATATG gaTCGGTGGATCAGGACTGGATCTAAGGAGCAAAGCAAGG ACTCTCCCAGGACCAGTTAGCGACCCTTCAGAGCTGCCTAAGTGGAACTATGATGGCTCCAGCACAGGTCAAGCCTCTGGAGAAGACAGTGAAGTGATTATATA CCCACAAGCTATTTTCAAGGATCCATTCAGAAGGGGTAACCATATCTTG GTTATGTGTGATGCGTACACTCCAGCTGGTGAACCCATTCCCACTAACAAGAGGCACAATGCTGCCAAGATATTCAGCCATGCTGATGTTGTTGCTGAAGAACCTTG GTACGGTATTGAACAGGAATACACCTTGTTGCAGAAGGATATCAGCTGGCCACTTGGGTGGCCTGTTGGCGGTTTCCCTGGACCTCAG GGACCATACTATTGTGGTGTTGGTGCTGAAAAGGCTTTTGGGCGTGACATTGTTGACGCACATTACAAAGCCTGTCTTTATGCTGGCATCAACATCAGTGGAATTAATGGAGAGGTGATGCCTGGTCAG TGGGAATTCCAAGTTGGACCTGCAGTTGGGATCTCAGCTGGTGACGAGTTGTGGGTAGCTCGTTACATCTTGGAG AGGATCACTGAGGTTGCTGGTGTGGTTCTTTCCTTTGACCCTAAGCCAATCAAG GGTGATTGGAATGGTGCTGGGGCTCACACCAACTACAG CACGAAGACGATGAGAGAAGATGGTGGGTATGAAGTAATAAAATCAGCAATTGAAAAATTGGGGAAGAGGCACAAGGAGCATATCGCTGCTTATGGAGAAGGCAATGAACGCCGTTTGACAGGACGACACGAAACTGCAGACATCAACACCTTCTTATGG GGAGTTGCAAACCGTGGAGCTTCTGTGAGAGTTGGGAGGGACACAGAGAAAGCAGGGAAGGGATACTTTGAGGACAGAAGGCCGGCTTCTAACATGGACCCGTATGTTGTTACTTCCATGATTGCAGAGACAACCATTCTGTGGAAGCCATGA
- the LOC114185122 gene encoding glutamine synthetase nodule isozyme isoform X2 codes for MSLLSDLINLNLSDTTEKVIAEYIWIGGSGLDLRSKARTLPGPVSDPSELPKWNYDGSSTGQASGEDSEVIIYPQAIFKDPFRRGNHILVMCDAYTPAGEPIPTNKRHNAAKIFSHADVVAEEPWYGIEQEYTLLQKDISWPLGWPVGGFPGPQGPYYCGVGAEKAFGRDIVDAHYKACLYAGINISGINGEVMPGQWEFQVGPAVGISAGDELWVARYILERITEVAGVVLSFDPKPIKGDWNGAGAHTNYRDTLRTEGRLLTWTRMLLLP; via the exons ATGTCGCTGCTATCAGATCTCATCAACCTTAACCTCTCCGACACCACCGAGAAGGTCATTGCAGAGTACATATG gaTCGGTGGATCAGGACTGGATCTAAGGAGCAAAGCAAGG ACTCTCCCAGGACCAGTTAGCGACCCTTCAGAGCTGCCTAAGTGGAACTATGATGGCTCCAGCACAGGTCAAGCCTCTGGAGAAGACAGTGAAGTGATTATATA CCCACAAGCTATTTTCAAGGATCCATTCAGAAGGGGTAACCATATCTTG GTTATGTGTGATGCGTACACTCCAGCTGGTGAACCCATTCCCACTAACAAGAGGCACAATGCTGCCAAGATATTCAGCCATGCTGATGTTGTTGCTGAAGAACCTTG GTACGGTATTGAACAGGAATACACCTTGTTGCAGAAGGATATCAGCTGGCCACTTGGGTGGCCTGTTGGCGGTTTCCCTGGACCTCAG GGACCATACTATTGTGGTGTTGGTGCTGAAAAGGCTTTTGGGCGTGACATTGTTGACGCACATTACAAAGCCTGTCTTTATGCTGGCATCAACATCAGTGGAATTAATGGAGAGGTGATGCCTGGTCAG TGGGAATTCCAAGTTGGACCTGCAGTTGGGATCTCAGCTGGTGACGAGTTGTGGGTAGCTCGTTACATCTTGGAG AGGATCACTGAGGTTGCTGGTGTGGTTCTTTCCTTTGACCCTAAGCCAATCAAG GGTGATTGGAATGGTGCTGGGGCTCACACCAACTACAG GGATACTTTGAGGACAGAAGGCCGGCTTCTAACATGGACCCGTATGTTGTTACTTCCATGA